Genomic DNA from Parambassis ranga chromosome 5, fParRan2.1, whole genome shotgun sequence:
CCGTCTGTTGGATCCTGTTAAAGccttgcagcagcattctgaGCCAGCTGCAGGTGTTTGAGTCCAGAACtgttaaaacaagtaaaaagtgaATTGCAGTAATTTAAATGAGATGAAATGAAAGCATGGATAATCATCTCCAGATCAGCACTTGACAGCATCGGCCCTAGTTTTGAGATATAAGTTGAAAGAGGCAGGTCTTACCAGTTGTTTTGTGTGGCCATCAAGGGCCAAAGATTTGTCCAACATAACTCCTAGATTCCTCAGACTTGACTGAACCGACCAGAGAACCAAGGTGGGGACTGATGGCTGGAATTTTCTCATCTGGGGCCAGCACAAGAGTCTCTGTTTTGCCGTCGTTTAGTTGTAGGCAGTTTGCTGCTAGCCAGTTTTTATACAAGAGACAGTTTTTCAGTTCTTGTAGATAAATCTAACTCTGAACAAGAACAATGCAGGTGgatatcatcagcataaaagtgAAAAAGCACATTATTGAAAGCACTTATGATCCGACCAAGGGGGCTaatatacattaaaaataaaagtggcTGCATACAGAAAGGCTACTAACAGTCCATCCTCTTGTTGTATTTTACATGCATCTCCTGTCTTTGATGTAAATCATCTCTAACACCCCCTCAACATCCTCTCCACAGCAATGATCTGACTTCATCTGTTCACAGGGTTCAGTCTGAGCTCAGCTGGCCTGGTTCCACACTGACCctcagagcagcacacacagacacacacagacacacacaggttgtgtaCTTACAGAGCAGACGCAGCACAGCTGCTTCCTCCATCGTCCCTCTCTGTGATGTGTCATCATCAGCTGGTTGTCTGATGGTGGCACACAGTGAGGCCCGCCCTCTTCCTCTGGGTGGTCTGTAGAAGTCGTACCGTCCCTCTTCATGGAGTGAGGAGCACATGTGTCTGTCATGTTGATGGACAGAAAGACTTTGACTCTTTTAATCGGCtcactctgactgcactgaaTGAATGAGGAAGTCAAagggttaccatggtaactgacacacagctgcaggtgtgtgtggagcagcaaCAGGTGTGTGTTCCCcctcagagcagagagagctccATCAGTGTGAGGATGTTCCTGCAGGAGCTGCGgatgaccagcagggggagacgtCTGCTCAGGAACATGAAGCTGAGGACGGAGACGTCTGCTCTGGACTTGAAACTTGCAATTCAAAAATTGTGTGTGCAACAAAAttacataatattaatattaataataatagtaataaatgCAATAGAATATACAGAGTTATGGCAGCAATTGCACAGATgaatgacagtggaagtgggcTGTAAAGCTGCCGTCAGTCAGCCCTGCAGTAGGCAGGTGTGTGATGTtggacaaacagctgatcagatGTAGAGAGCGTCACATCCACACAACCTATTTAAAGCAACAATGATGATTCAGGAAGGAAAACGAAGGATGTCACGTGATTTATAAGAAACGCTGCAGCCGGCGCATGCGCATTACCGTCTTTTTCTTAGCACTGTTAGAACATTGTTCTCTTCCAGCAGCTTCTCAGGGACAAATGACATTTTACTCTAGACAgatccaacacaaacactgtcactgTTGTTAAACTGAGGCGCCACAAGAACCCCGTAAGTTTGGCCCGTCACCTGTCACCGGGCAGACTTCAGTCGAGCAGGTTTTCAGCGCAAACGCCCACGAATCATAAACTCCACCCTGTTTGAACTGCGCAGACGAGGACTGAACCTTCCTCAGACAAACTTCCTCAGACTGAACAGTTCGTCAAacacagaaccagcagctcctgctCTCCAGGTGAGGAACCATTTAATCATTTATTCTTCACCTGTGAGCTCTGTACATCACTTTAAACATGTTCCAGCTTCATTCTGTGTATTTTCTGTTTCATATAAACAacataaaagaaagaagaagaagaggaacacAAAATGTCCGCTTCACCTTCTGCGTCACTCTTTGTGCTGCTTCTCGGTCTGCTGGGCTGTTCTCAGGCTGAGGGTGAGTCTGAGGTTTTATTTCAGTGATTTGAtgagacagaaaacatgtttctggAGAAAAGTCAGCCTAAGAAATAGTCAATAGGACGAAAAGACTAGAACAGGGCAGGGCAGGAAGAGTCCTTAAATGCAGTGTGGTgatcagaggagcagagggaggaggcggAACAGCCAGCCGATCTCACTGAGCTCTAAACCCccgccctgcagcagcagaacagtcCCTGCAGCTGGACACTCACTAACAAGCATACTAATAATAAATGATGACACAATGCTTAATACACAGGaaaagagctgctgcaggtaaCAACTGCACTGTGGTCAGACACTCCCAGTGACAATAGAATAGATAGAGTAGATATTTGATGATGAAGTGATTGGACAGCATGTGACTCTGTATTTAATGAAGGACTACAGTTACCCTGTGGACAGATGACCAGGGGCGGAGTTCATTTCAATAGCCATTGCCTATGTATACAATgcaatacatatattttatgtgtttaattTAGTTAGTTAGCTTAATGCATGCATGCTAGTTTTAGTTAGATTATGAATTAGGCCTGATGATATATGTACCTTACCATTTGCCTCTTCTGTCACAAATAAGTGCGTGGAAATGTTCTTACTCCGCACAAAGGATTCATGAAACCTGCACACCGGCCAGTTTTGTTCACATCACCTTGCTTACGTGTGTGAATCAGAAAGTATTCTGCAACAACCGAGGCTGTGAATGTACTGTAGTCCCTGGAGAAGCACACTGTGGCCCgggtggaaaaaaacaacaaaagggaGGCCAAGAGGCAGAACGGACTGAAGCTGGAGGGATACTACAACAACTCGGACTCCCGGAGCATGTGGCAGGGCCTACGTCACATCACAGActtccagcagaggagcagtacggtcacagacacagaacacGACCAGATGAGCTGAATGAGTTCTACGCTCGCTTCGACACCtcaacaaacagcacagagggattctaccagcagaggcagcacagagctcttcactcactgtgactTCAACGGAGGAGCGCGGGGCTCTGAAGAGGACAAACAGAgagacgcacagccttgagggAATTAATTAACAGAAAATTCAAACTGCAGTGGCCCCGCCCCCTGCACAGCATATAAATACAAGCAGCAGCTTCCGCTCTCTCGCAACGAACATCTTCAAAATGGTGAGCGTCAAAGAATCCTTTGTTCTTATTACCAACAAAACATGACTGTGCTGTTTTGAGAAGCAACGTCTccatataaaaattaaaaaggttCAAAATGGAAGCATGAAGCTCTTCATTTACACCTATGGAAGTGTTTTAGGCGTCATTAAATCATTAAAGGGTGACTAAGTTTAGCAAACCAGAAAGATGTCCCTCCTGCTCGGTGGCCTGTGAGGCCTGCATGTAGTGACGCTGTTTGATGGTagaacagagaacagatcaCTCACTGTGACTTCAACTGAGGTGCGCGGggctctgaggaggacaaaccCCGGAAAGCAGCCGGCCCTGACAACATCCCCGGCCGTGCTTTGAGGGCCTGCTCTTCAGAGCTGGCTGAggttttcacagacattttcaatttgtCCCTCTCTCAGTCATCTGTGCCCACATGCTTCAAGACCACCACCATAGTGCCCCTccccaagaaaaacaaaataacctgtTTGAATGACTATCGCCCCATTGCCCTCACTTCCATTGTAATGAAGTGTTTTGAGAGGATAGTCATGTCCCACAACAAAGACACCATCCCAGACACCttagaccccctgcagtttgcataCCGCCAGAACCGTTCCACTGACGATGCCGTTAATGCAGccatccacacagctctgtcacaccTCGAACACAAAGACACCTATGTtagaatgctgttcatagattACAGCTCAGCATTTAACACTGTCATTCCCAGCACACTGGCTGAAAAGCTCCTCACTCTTGGACTGACATCCCCCCTCTGtcttcctcacagacagaccccaGACTGTCAGAGTTGGTGCCAGAATATCAGCCACAAAGACTGTGAGCATAGGAACCCCCCAAGGCTGCGTGCTCAGTCCACTGCTGTACACCCTCTTCACCTACGACTGCGTCCCCTCCCAGAGTAACACGTCCATCATCAAGTTCGCTGACGACACAACAGTCATCGGGCTGAtcactggaggagatgaggcagcctacaggcaagaggtggctcagctggtgtcctggtgcAGGAAGATAATCTCTCCTTAAAGGCTGagaagactaaggagatgattgttgacccaaggaagaggagagaccagcacGCCCCACTCTTCATCAACCAGGCCCAGGTAGAGAGggtgaaaaccttcaaactcctcggcacccacatcagtgaggatctcACTCAACATCCTACCTCTGACAATAATGCACCTCAAACACTGCTaacactttaccctctgtacatagacCTGCACATTAGCATATTCTGCTTATTTTGTTTGgtttattcttatgcctaaaataagtccactgtcttttatcttagtttagttgtgtacaGTCATGTGAAGGGGCTCAGTGTGAAGTGATCCACCACATTGGACCATGTTTCCCCACTCTGCAGCCTTCTGAATGATATGATTACTAACATCAGGGGCTCAAATTGCTGGCTGTGGTCATAAATGACAAAATGCTCACCTTTACGATCAGCTAGGTATAAATATCAAGTGAagccttctcctcctgcagacgGCACTTCATGgctccttcctgctgctctctgaatATACAGGGAAGGAGTGAAACGCTGCTGATTACAGCTCAACCACTGGACGTTTACAAGTTACACATCTCTATCAATTCAAGACATGAATTATGTCAGACATTTGTCTAAGAAGTCGCCAGGAGGAGgttccccccaccaccacagcacATCAGCACACATGTTACCTTGGTGCCTCAGAAAACAAcaactgttgtgtttttacttctAGATGTCACAGTTGCTGCACGTCTTGGAGCAGACGTCATTCTGCCATGTCACGCTGAGAGGAGCATCAACACTGCAACATGGCGCTTAAAAGAAGATCCTAACAGATTTGTCCTGTATCGAAATGGAGCCTCTGATCATAAGAAAAAGCTGCTTCCATCTTTTAAGGGTCGGGTGGGTCTGAAGGAGGGATGGAAGGAGGATGGAGACGCATCTCTGACTCTGAAGAATGTGACGACTGAGGACAGCAGGACATATGAGTGCCGAGTCAAATGGAACGGGATGGATGATTCTTATGGAGCTCCGCTCATCAGCACAGTCACTCTGACAGGTGTGTTACTGATTAAAATACTTTAAAACATTCTTTAACTTTATGTAGATCAATATGGAGATTAAAGCTTATACACACAGCTGTAGGTCTGTTGTGATGATGTTATGTTGGAAGCTCAATGAGTcagtttaaccctttaacctctgctctgttCTCATTCAGTCCTGCCAAACCACAGGGAGTGTGCACAGGGAAACCGCagcagaagagctgctgactgtgcaggtgtgtgtctgtgtgtgtgtgtgtctgtgtgtgtgtgtgtctgtgtgtgtgtgtgtctgtgtgtgtgtctgtgtctgacagcagtgtgatgtTCTTCAGACTGATCAcagctctttctgctctgcaggtCACAGTGGAGGAGACGAGGAAGGAGGAGACAAGgaaggcagcagaggaggacatgttggacTGGTTGTTGGAGTCACTCTTCTTGtgattgttgttgctgttgttggttTTATGATCTATAGAAGACGCCAGATGAGgagcagccctcctcctcctgatgaagCAGTTAATGATCAGCTGGTCTGAGTTGAAGCACTTGGTGACATTTCCAGCAGCAGACCAACCAGAGCGTCTGTAGATCAGTGTTACTTTAACCTTTTTGACCCACGGCAGATATTGTACAAACAAACCCCATGGaacagctgctctctgtgtcgCTCACAGTGGACGCTACCTCAACTCAGTGCAGTCAGGGCTGCCGGACCAACTCAATGACTGTCACTATACGTTACTGGCACACACGAACCAAGACAAattatttactgtaaacaaataataattaatgGACCAATTAAGTGACATTGGATAACTTCGGCAGCACGGTGAGCTCTCACAGCACACAGGTTAAACACTGCTGTAGCCTTCACCTGTCATGTGACCCCTCCTTGAACTGCCACCTTACCGTGGTGGAGGGTCTGAGAGCTCAGAGGATGCTGGGAGCTGaactgtctgcagctctgagctgctggtAGGGTCTCCCATGGCAGACTGGTCCCAGCTGatgagccagactaagagcAGTTCATTGATCAGTGATGTGCTCTTCTTTTAAagtgtcaatcaatcaatcaatcaatcaatcaatcggGCTTTATCTATAATTAATCATCACTGACAGAATCTTTAtatgaaagaaaaatcattttaacCCTCACAGTGCCTCTAGCTGAGTTTAAAGTGTGTccactgtgtgagtctgtgttggtctgtgtgggtctgtgttggtctgtgtgggtctgtgttggtctgtgtgggtctgtgtgggtctgtgttggtctgtgtgggtctgtgttggtctgtgtgggtctgtgttggtctgtgtgggtctgtgtgggtctgtgttggtctgtgtgagtctgtgttggtctgtgttggtctgtgttgGTCTGCTGTGTGCACAGAGCTGCTCAGACAGAGGCTGCATCATAACATGTGTCACATGCAGACCTGGTGTCTCTCTTGATGGTTCAGGTGCAGCAGGATctctgagcagctctgtgtcAGGACCTCCACCCTGTCACCAAGTGATAAAGAGCTGCTCGTCTTCACTCTGTGACTCAGCTCAAAGCTTCTTCAAGCTTATGAAATGCACTTTATCTTTATATTTGGATAATGTTCTGAATAAGACTATAGCCTGTTATTAATGTTGGTAATATTCAGTGATGAGTTCTGCATGAATCAGTTGGAGGAATGTTTCACTCCTGTTACTCTGATGGATCTAAATGTTTATTGAACTGTAGCTACATTAATGAGCTCTGATGCTCACATGATGATGTCATACTAAACTGTTAGctaagaatcagaatcagaatcgagtttattgccatgtaagtgaaaaacacattactaggaatttgccttagtgtctagtgcaggggtgggcaattatttttttgcgagggccacatagacttccattagaaaagcaaagggccacatttctttcataaataataatatgaattgaattggagatcactggcacagtatctttataaatatgctcttgtttcatcactgtaagcagtgtgtggtggcatctcggtgtcacatcggtcggcgagttggtcattggggtttataaaggtCAAATATACACCTGTATGCTTATCTG
This window encodes:
- the LOC114436583 gene encoding uncharacterized protein LOC114436583, producing the protein MSASPSASLFVLLLGLLGCSQAEDVTVAARLGADVILPCHAERSINTATWRLKEDPNRFVLYRNGASDHKKKLLPSFKGRVGLKEGWKEDGDASLTLKNVTTEDSRTYECRVKWNGMDDSYGAPLISTVTLTVLPNHRECAQGNRSRRAADCAGHSGGDEEGGDKEGSRGGHVGLVVGVTLLVIVVAVVGFMIYRRRQMRSSPPPPDEAVNDQLV